A segment of the candidate division KSB1 bacterium genome:
AAAAAAACATAAGAATGACATTAATTCGATAAGTTTGAACCTTAATTAATCATGTCAACTTGAAAGGAAAGGTGTTGTTTTATGCTTGTAATCATTAAAGACAATTATGATGAAATAAGCCGTGAGGGAGCAAAGCAAATAGCAACCCTTGTTAAGGCAAAACCTGATTGTGTCATTGGATTTGCTACCGGAAGCACGCCTCTTGGTATGTACAAGGAATTGATACGGTTGCACAAAGATGAAGGGCTGGACTTTTCTAAAGTCGTCACATTTAATTTGGATGAATATGTAGGTTTGGCTCCTTCCCATGAGCAAAGTTACAATTATTTTATGTGGGAAAATTTGTTTAAGCATATTAACATAGATCCCCGTTATGTTCATATTCCAATGGGAATCGCAGATGACATTGAGTTATTCTGTCAATGGTATGAAGATAAAATTAGTGAGTATGGGGGAATTGATGTGCAAATTTTGGGGATCGGAGTTAATGGTCATATTGCCTTTAATGAGCCTGGCTCCTCCCTGGGTTCCAGAACTCGGATAAAAACACTTAGTGAAAAAACCTGCCAGGACAATGCCCGCTTTTTTAAAAAACCGGAAGAAGTGCCGAAATATGCAATCACGATGGGTGTGGGTACTATCATGGAAGCAAAAAAGCTTTTGTTGTTGGCCAATGGCGCTGGAAAAGCGGATGCCATAAAGGCAACTGTGGAAGGACCGGTAATGGCAAAATTCCCGGCGACTATTGTGCAGCTGCATCAATTTGCAACCATACTCATTGACCATGATGCTGCTTCGAAACTTGAAGGGGATT
Coding sequences within it:
- the nagB gene encoding glucosamine-6-phosphate deaminase; translation: MLVIIKDNYDEISREGAKQIATLVKAKPDCVIGFATGSTPLGMYKELIRLHKDEGLDFSKVVTFNLDEYVGLAPSHEQSYNYFMWENLFKHINIDPRYVHIPMGIADDIELFCQWYEDKISEYGGIDVQILGIGVNGHIAFNEPGSSLGSRTRIKTLSEKTCQDNARFFKKPEEVPKYAITMGVGTIMEAKKLLLLANGAGKADAIKATVEGPVMAKFPATIVQLHQFATILIDHDAASKLEGDYI